From a single Onychomys torridus chromosome 9, mOncTor1.1, whole genome shotgun sequence genomic region:
- the LOC118590915 gene encoding uncharacterized protein C10orf143 homolog: MDSLALGPWRRRRIEELVVAGDAKRACRRSEAGGHEYSSHMVSPCALLSWSTEDQEPRPPGLPAPRLECSQERLSSVILQNSGRSSAQPCLRCIAGESGNFSHTGNH; the protein is encoded by the coding sequence ATGGACAGCTTGGCGCTAGGCCCATGGAGACGTCGGAGGATCGAGGAGCTTGTAGTAGCAGGGGACGCGAAACGGGCGTGCAGGAGGTCAGAAGCTGGTGGGCATGAGTACAGCAGCCACATGGTAAGCCCCTgtgccctgctgtcctggagcaCAGAGGACCAGGAGCCACGGCCACCAGGCCTTCCTGCACCACGACTGGAGTGTAGCCAGGAGAGGCTGAGCTCAGTGATTCTGCAGAACAGTGGAAGGAGTTCAGCCCAGCCTTGCCTGAGATGTATTGCCGGGGAATCTGGCAATTTCAGCCATACCGGGAATCATTAG